One bacterium DNA segment encodes these proteins:
- a CDS encoding TolC family protein: MPEISTGTHNMVDTKLSGKYRLFDWGKRRKRVGQAILGKELSEVVVLGTKQGVAYQVVRVYATAALVVEQRRLLEEYLAISQKHLNDAQTKYDLGLVSQFDLLKSEMQLKVYQEQIAIADAELKIALHRLSEVLGDTGSVIKVTEQLSGLTIDEPNLDETRVGEQIRSKPEVVSNRKQQEISNLTLGMERLRPTVSLFSSAGWKNSYMPDPDKLLFNYAGGVSLNYELFDGGYSKSRRAEELAKQESLELEIERLTSEFETVVRLHREEVSKISAKSKITSEKLILARKAMEIASVAYSTGVITNADYLDTELEVQQIEMESLQDKYNLLMSQIELKRALSYWPEID, from the coding sequence ATGCCCGAGATCTCAACCGGAACACATAACATGGTCGACACCAAGCTTTCGGGAAAGTACCGCTTGTTCGATTGGGGGAAACGGCGCAAACGGGTTGGACAGGCAATTCTGGGCAAGGAATTGAGTGAAGTCGTGGTTCTTGGAACCAAGCAGGGAGTCGCCTATCAAGTGGTGCGGGTCTATGCGACTGCCGCACTGGTTGTGGAGCAGCGTCGGTTGTTAGAGGAGTACCTTGCCATTTCGCAGAAACATCTTAATGACGCGCAGACGAAGTATGACTTGGGATTGGTTTCGCAGTTTGACTTGCTCAAGAGCGAGATGCAATTGAAGGTCTATCAGGAACAAATCGCGATTGCGGATGCCGAACTGAAGATTGCCCTGCACCGGCTGAGCGAAGTACTGGGCGATACGGGCAGTGTGATTAAAGTGACTGAACAGCTGTCGGGTCTCACGATAGACGAACCGAATCTTGACGAAACGAGAGTTGGTGAGCAGATCAGATCCAAACCGGAAGTGGTGTCAAATCGCAAACAGCAGGAGATCTCGAACCTGACACTGGGAATGGAACGGCTACGACCAACGGTGTCGCTGTTTAGCTCTGCTGGATGGAAGAATAGTTATATGCCCGATCCTGATAAGCTTTTGTTCAATTACGCTGGCGGTGTTTCGCTCAACTACGAACTCTTTGACGGTGGTTATTCCAAGAGCAGGCGCGCCGAGGAACTGGCAAAGCAGGAATCGTTGGAGTTGGAGATAGAGCGTTTAACCAGCGAGTTTGAGACGGTAGTTCGACTGCATCGTGAGGAAGTTTCGAAGATATCCGCAAAGTCGAAGATCACTTCGGAGAAACTGATTCTTGCACGCAAGGCGATGGAGATAGCCTCGGTTGCTTACAGCACCGGCGTCATAACCAACGCCGATTATCTCGACACCGAGCTGGAAGTCCAGCAGATCGAGATGGAATCATTGCAGGATAAGTACAATCTGCTGATGTCGCAGATTGAGCTAAAGAGGGCGTTGTCGTACTGGCCGGAGATTGATTAG
- a CDS encoding PDZ domain-containing protein codes for MKGIEMKHSRKMWLFSAIAGLLMILAVSPLQAAKRPWIGIYMQDVNQSLAEAFDLKTTEGVLVNDVAEDSPAEEAGIEPKDIILSWNGSTVRDSDALTELVRASKIGDKASLAINRDGKEMTVSVEVGERREPQFYGFGGEGDAGEWAPHSFEFLDNMKTTGIGVSMQSLSGDLGEYFGVPDGEGALITEVMEDTPAAKAGLQVGDVVVEVNGAKVESPNDVSSELRGKDRGEEVELSIIRNKAKQKVSVEIDEIESFGMQFPGNLREMMNWNGNRGQTYHNWSAPSVPQVDQEDFMRKMEEMQKRLEEMKVRLEGLEKKMK; via the coding sequence ATGAAAGGAATCGAAATGAAGCATAGTCGCAAAATGTGGTTATTCTCAGCAATAGCAGGGCTTTTGATGATACTCGCCGTAAGTCCGCTTCAAGCAGCCAAGCGGCCGTGGATTGGTATCTATATGCAGGATGTCAATCAGAGTCTGGCCGAAGCGTTTGATCTGAAGACGACCGAGGGTGTGCTGGTCAATGACGTCGCCGAAGATTCTCCGGCGGAAGAAGCAGGGATCGAGCCGAAGGATATCATCTTGTCATGGAACGGCAGTACTGTAAGAGATTCGGACGCATTAACAGAATTAGTGCGAGCTTCGAAGATTGGTGACAAAGCGAGCCTTGCGATCAACCGCGACGGCAAAGAAATGACAGTTTCGGTTGAAGTTGGCGAGCGCCGTGAGCCGCAATTTTATGGTTTTGGCGGCGAGGGCGACGCTGGAGAGTGGGCTCCGCATTCTTTTGAATTTCTGGACAACATGAAGACGACCGGAATCGGCGTTTCGATGCAGTCGTTGTCGGGTGACTTGGGAGAATACTTCGGCGTACCAGACGGTGAAGGTGCATTAATCACGGAAGTGATGGAAGACACACCGGCCGCGAAAGCTGGATTGCAGGTGGGCGATGTTGTGGTAGAAGTGAACGGCGCGAAGGTCGAATCACCGAATGATGTCTCCAGCGAATTGCGCGGCAAGGATCGCGGCGAAGAGGTTGAGTTGTCGATTATTCGTAACAAGGCGAAGCAGAAGGTGTCAGTCGAGATAGACGAGATTGAAAGCTTCGGAATGCAGTTTCCCGGCAACTTGCGCGAGATGATGAATTGGAACGGAAATCGCGGTCAGACGTATCACAATTGGAGCGCGCCTTCAGTGCCGCAAGTCGATCAAGAAGATTTCATGCGCAAGATGGAAGAGATGCAGAAGCGTCTCGAAGAGATGAAGGTTCGCCTTGAGGGCCTCGAAAAGAAGATGAAATAA
- a CDS encoding ABC transporter permease, with protein MTNWSQRIWETREGMILALDAVRANKFRSLMTIIGVMVGVGAVILVNTIMDGFTAYAESSIDKIGSNVMYIIQYDEGTDWENMTEEERRRKDITMDEAYAIQEMCPLVEAVGPQKRAQNNIAKYNNRSIRTPDDFRGCWPTQMIVTNREVSHGRFFDDNDMQREAMVCVIGPEIADALFDTHEEAVGKVIRINGWNFTVLGVQARVDDFFGISENDFIFIPMTTFDRLYPNEKSVTLMCSAVSRMQFGEAMDQVINALRRVRKVRPDEPNNFGILTQDRFKDEVAGITSKVQLGATAVACVGLMVGVIGVMNIMLVAVTQRTREIGVRKAVGARKHNIMFQFLVEAATLTMMGGLIGIIFGAGLGWLVTTLLEWKYFFSPAWAIIGLVLSAGTGIVSGLYPAWRAARTDPIVALRYE; from the coding sequence ATGACTAATTGGTCGCAAAGGATCTGGGAAACCCGCGAAGGAATGATTCTCGCGCTCGATGCCGTCCGCGCCAACAAGTTCCGCAGCCTGATGACCATCATCGGCGTTATGGTCGGCGTAGGTGCGGTGATACTCGTGAATACTATCATGGACGGTTTCACGGCTTACGCGGAATCTTCGATCGACAAAATCGGCAGCAACGTGATGTACATTATCCAATATGACGAAGGCACCGATTGGGAAAACATGACCGAGGAAGAACGCCGCCGCAAAGACATCACGATGGACGAAGCTTATGCCATTCAAGAGATGTGTCCGCTGGTGGAAGCTGTTGGCCCGCAAAAACGCGCGCAAAATAACATCGCCAAATACAACAACCGCTCAATCCGCACACCCGATGACTTCCGCGGATGCTGGCCAACACAGATGATTGTAACCAATCGCGAAGTGTCCCATGGCCGTTTCTTTGACGACAACGATATGCAACGCGAAGCGATGGTCTGTGTAATCGGTCCTGAAATTGCCGACGCCTTGTTCGACACCCATGAAGAGGCGGTCGGCAAGGTGATTCGAATCAATGGTTGGAATTTCACCGTTCTCGGTGTCCAGGCGCGCGTAGATGACTTTTTCGGCATCAGCGAAAATGACTTTATCTTCATTCCGATGACAACCTTCGACCGGCTCTATCCCAACGAGAAATCGGTAACCCTCATGTGCAGCGCTGTTTCGCGCATGCAATTCGGCGAGGCAATGGACCAGGTCATCAACGCTCTAAGGCGCGTTCGCAAGGTCCGTCCCGACGAACCCAACAACTTCGGCATTCTCACGCAGGATCGTTTCAAGGACGAGGTCGCCGGTATCACCTCCAAGGTCCAGCTCGGCGCAACTGCCGTGGCTTGCGTCGGTTTGATGGTGGGTGTAATCGGTGTAATGAACATCATGTTGGTCGCTGTCACCCAGCGTACTCGTGAAATCGGCGTTCGCAAAGCCGTAGGCGCCCGCAAGCACAACATCATGTTCCAGTTTCTCGTCGAAGCTGCCACCCTTACAATGATGGGAGGCCTGATCGGCATTATCTTTGGCGCCGGTCTCGGTTGGCTAGTGACAACATTGTTGGAATGGAAGTATTTCTTCTCGCCCGCGTGGGCGATTATTGGCTTGGTTCTATCTGCTGGAACTGGAATTGTCTCGGGGCTTTATCCTGCTTGGCGTGCCGCTCGAACCGATCCTATCGTTGCCTTGCGCTACGAATAA
- a CDS encoding efflux RND transporter periplasmic adaptor subunit: protein MAIKWRSKKFLFAAIGAAVIIIVAITMSSGSGTEATQIQADLAFNDDISEIVSASGRIQPQTKVDITSEVSAQIINLFVKEGDLVERGQRLILLDTIQLQSDVSQSRYSLDEITSRAEAAKAQLEIDKLEAERQQKLFERDLGTENAATNARYGYENSAANYRAMLSQVETARAGLEKASDNLTKTLIKAPMAGVVTFLSVEVGEISQAQTAFTQGKTLMTIADLSVFEVEIDVDESEIAKIQLGQKAKIKVDAYRDTSFAGTVVEIGNSALIANEGSDNYTTSFRVKVRFDTSEVTFRPGMSATVDITTNTAENALLIPYAALVTREFDPDSLKAKTETSGGGIIQQANAAETSDQSDESAKKKKSAKIKKSGIFVVNNGKARFVEITTGIADERNIVAITGIAPGDTVISGSYQTLRKIAENDLVTIEQASLDKMKEK from the coding sequence ATGGCAATTAAATGGCGATCGAAGAAGTTCCTCTTTGCCGCAATCGGAGCGGCGGTAATCATTATCGTGGCAATCACTATGTCTTCCGGTTCAGGCACCGAAGCCACGCAAATCCAAGCCGACTTGGCATTTAACGACGACATCTCAGAAATCGTTTCGGCATCGGGACGCATTCAACCTCAAACCAAGGTTGATATCACTTCCGAAGTATCCGCGCAGATTATCAACCTGTTTGTTAAAGAAGGCGATCTCGTCGAACGCGGCCAGCGCCTGATCTTGCTCGACACTATTCAGCTTCAATCAGATGTCTCGCAATCGCGATACAGCCTCGATGAAATCACTTCGCGTGCAGAAGCCGCCAAAGCGCAGCTCGAAATCGACAAGCTCGAAGCCGAACGCCAGCAGAAGCTCTTCGAACGCGATCTTGGCACCGAAAACGCCGCCACCAACGCTCGCTATGGCTACGAAAATTCTGCCGCCAACTATCGTGCTATGCTCTCCCAGGTCGAAACGGCACGAGCCGGCCTCGAAAAAGCCAGCGACAACCTCACCAAAACATTGATCAAAGCCCCAATGGCCGGTGTTGTCACCTTCCTAAGCGTGGAAGTCGGTGAAATTTCTCAGGCTCAGACCGCGTTTACTCAGGGAAAGACATTGATGACCATTGCCGATCTGTCCGTCTTTGAAGTCGAAATCGATGTCGACGAAAGCGAAATCGCCAAGATTCAACTTGGACAAAAAGCCAAAATCAAAGTCGACGCATATCGTGATACTTCTTTCGCCGGTACAGTCGTCGAAATCGGCAATTCAGCGCTCATCGCCAACGAAGGCAGCGACAACTACACCACCAGCTTCCGGGTCAAAGTCCGCTTCGATACATCGGAGGTCACTTTCCGTCCCGGCATGTCCGCAACCGTCGATATTACGACCAACACCGCAGAAAATGCATTGTTGATTCCTTATGCCGCATTGGTTACCCGCGAATTCGATCCTGACTCGCTCAAAGCAAAAACAGAGACTTCCGGCGGAGGCATCATCCAACAAGCCAATGCCGCTGAGACATCGGACCAAAGCGACGAGTCCGCTAAGAAAAAGAAAAGTGCCAAGATCAAGAAGTCGGGAATCTTCGTCGTCAATAACGGCAAGGCGCGCTTCGTCGAAATCACGACCGGCATTGCTGACGAACGCAATATCGTCGCAATCACCGGAATTGCCCCCGGTGATACCGTAATCTCCGGCTCTTACCAGACCCTGCGCAAGATCGCCGAAAATGACCTGGTCACAATCGAGCAGGCTTCACTCGACAAGATGAAAGAGAAGTAG
- a CDS encoding ABC transporter permease — MILVSLIRESLAALWANRLRSFLTVLGMTLGVTSVIAIVSTVEGMQTNLEDAFASLGSNTFMVTRFGFGLSMQDYLERMHRRKLTRSLVEPIREGCPDCAEVGAEAYASSTIKYGSKRMSWVQVEGNTPNILAMRDLDVAMGRYLSWEDDSRRKQVAFLGHTVYDKLFEGMNGIGEKIRIGKDEFVVIGVAEALGGMLGGDMDEFVAIPLSTHQKMFTQRGNPVNLVISSVSLERREQAMDQVRVVLRSSRHVSYDDEDDFTIVTPDAILSFINDFTRGFRIVLISLPLLSIIIGGIVIMNIMMISVTERTREIGIRKSIGARRLHILAQFLYESTFLSLVGGVMGIFFGVLIGEKILTSLLDIFVTPTTLAITLGFGISMGVGLFFGIYPAVRASRFDPIKALSYD; from the coding sequence ATGATACTTGTCTCCCTGATTCGCGAGTCGCTCGCCGCTCTTTGGGCAAACCGACTCCGTTCATTCCTAACCGTCCTTGGTATGACCTTGGGTGTGACATCCGTCATCGCCATCGTCTCAACTGTCGAAGGAATGCAGACCAATCTCGAAGACGCTTTCGCTTCACTTGGTTCCAATACTTTCATGGTCACGCGCTTCGGTTTCGGTCTTTCGATGCAGGACTACCTCGAACGCATGCACCGTCGCAAATTGACTCGCAGTCTCGTTGAACCAATTCGCGAAGGCTGCCCTGATTGCGCTGAAGTCGGCGCCGAGGCTTATGCCTCTTCGACCATCAAGTACGGCTCGAAACGCATGAGCTGGGTGCAGGTCGAAGGCAACACACCCAATATTCTTGCCATGCGCGATCTCGATGTCGCAATGGGACGCTACCTCTCTTGGGAAGACGACAGCCGCCGCAAACAGGTCGCATTCCTCGGTCATACCGTATACGATAAGCTGTTTGAAGGCATGAACGGGATCGGCGAGAAGATTAGAATCGGCAAGGATGAATTCGTCGTCATCGGCGTTGCTGAAGCTCTCGGCGGAATGCTGGGCGGTGACATGGATGAATTCGTTGCTATCCCGCTCTCAACACACCAGAAGATGTTCACCCAGCGCGGTAATCCGGTTAATCTCGTCATCAGTTCGGTCTCGCTTGAACGCCGCGAGCAAGCCATGGATCAGGTCCGCGTCGTTTTGCGCTCCTCCCGACATGTATCGTATGACGACGAGGACGATTTCACCATCGTCACACCAGATGCGATTCTGAGCTTCATCAACGACTTCACCCGCGGCTTCCGCATTGTACTGATTTCGCTCCCGTTGCTCTCGATTATCATCGGCGGTATTGTCATTATGAACATCATGATGATCTCAGTCACCGAGCGAACCCGCGAAATTGGTATCCGCAAATCAATTGGTGCGCGTCGATTGCATATCCTCGCGCAATTCCTGTACGAATCAACATTCCTGTCATTAGTAGGCGGGGTAATGGGAATCTTCTTTGGAGTGCTCATCGGCGAAAAGATTCTCACCTCACTGCTTGATATCTTCGTCACACCTACCACCTTGGCAATAACTCTCGGTTTTGGTATTTCCATGGGTGTCGGGCTGTTTTTCGGAATCTATCCTGCGGTACGCGCATCGCGATTCGACCCTATCAAGGCACTCAGCTATGACTAA